A genomic region of Psychrobacter sp. M13 contains the following coding sequences:
- a CDS encoding tRNA (cytidine(34)-2'-O)-methyltransferase, with translation MTIHIVLVAPKMPSNTGNIIRLCANTGAQLHLVKPLGFELDDKKLRRAGLDYHEYAHLQIHEDWVAAKQALITADCHTITALTTKLSKSFYGYDFFDHTPAGQAHSENSANIALVFGSETAGLADEIRADIGQDNWLRLPMLPDSRSLNLSNSVAICLYEVWRQQGFGGDQGRSTGYETLTVYDPK, from the coding sequence ATGACTATTCATATCGTATTAGTGGCCCCTAAGATGCCTAGCAATACAGGTAATATCATTCGCTTATGTGCTAACACTGGTGCGCAGTTGCATTTAGTTAAGCCCTTAGGGTTTGAGCTTGATGATAAAAAACTGCGCCGCGCAGGACTTGATTATCATGAGTATGCCCATCTGCAAATTCATGAGGATTGGGTCGCCGCCAAGCAGGCGTTAATAACAGCAGACTGTCATACTATTACCGCGCTGACCACTAAACTTAGCAAGTCGTTTTATGGGTATGATTTTTTTGATCACACGCCTGCTGGGCAAGCTCATAGTGAGAACAGTGCTAATATTGCGCTTGTTTTTGGCTCAGAAACCGCAGGACTTGCCGATGAGATACGTGCAGATATTGGTCAGGATAATTGGCTCAGGCTACCGATGTTGCCAGATTCGCGTAGTTTAAATCTATCAAATAGCGTCGCAATATGTCTTTACGAAGTCTGGCGTCAGCAGGGGTTTGGCGGGGATCAAGGTCGTAGTACAGGTTATGAGACTTTAACGGTCTATGATCCGAAGTAG
- a CDS encoding TusE/DsrC/DsvC family sulfur relay protein encodes MSNENLAATYSKANTPVIALDQDGHLCDHTLWTPAIAQQLADTLAVVLNDEHLAILQQVRAFFDKFNHSPATRPLIKWLQQTLPEHDVSNQKLQQLFNTGLVARHVNRLAGLPKPPNCL; translated from the coding sequence ATGAGTAATGAGAATCTAGCGGCTACTTATTCAAAAGCTAACACACCCGTCATCGCCTTAGATCAAGACGGGCATCTGTGTGATCACACCTTGTGGACACCTGCTATCGCCCAGCAACTTGCCGATACTTTGGCAGTTGTGCTAAATGACGAGCACTTGGCTATTTTGCAACAAGTTAGGGCATTTTTTGATAAGTTTAACCACTCGCCAGCTACGCGCCCATTGATCAAGTGGCTACAGCAGACGCTACCTGAGCACGATGTTAGCAATCAAAAGCTACAACAGCTGTTTAATACAGGCTTAGTCGCTCGCCATGTCAATCGCCTTGCTGGGTTGCCTAAGCCACCAAACTGTCTATAG